The genome window CTCAATTCTATCCGTCAGGCATTCGAAACAGACTGATCCCAGACGAATTGCCGAGCGCTGGCTTCAATTCGCCGCCCAATGCAATTGAGGCTCTTGAGTTGGGGGTCGCGCTCTGCGAATACCGTGATCGGGAGCGTCGATCATGGTGATTCAAATTTACAGTCTGACTTCGGTGGCTGACGCGATTGCGACGGCGGACGTAGGTGCGCATCTGATTGGCGTGGTGGTGGCGGAGGCAGGCGTCGTGGCCGAGGCGATCGATGCGGGCAGGGCGCGCGAAATTCTCGCGGCGATCCGGCCGCGGGCGCGCGGCGTTGCGCTATCGCTGTCGGACGATCGCGACGAGATTTGCGCGATGGTCGATAGCGTGCGGCCGGATATTTTGCACGTAGTGGCGCGCGAAATTGAACCCGAAGATTGCGCGTGGATTCGCCAGCGGATCGCGCCCGTGCAACTGCTGCGCGCGATCGCGGTGCGGGCGGGCGAAACGATCAGCGAAGCCGACACGCATCAGAATTGCGTTGACTACCTGATGCTGGATTCGGGCGCGAAGGGACCGCCGTTTCTCGGCGCGACTGGCGAAACGCACGAGTGGTCAGTGAGCAGAAACGTCGTCGAGCGCTCGCGGGCGCCGGTGATCCTGGCGGGCGGCCTCTCGGCGGAGAACGTCGCCGCGGCGATCGCGCAGGTCAGGCCGTGGGGCGTGGATTCGTTCACGCATACCGACATCGTGGGGCAGCGCGGGAAAAAGGACCTCGCGCGAGTGCGCGCGTTCATCGCGGCGGCGATGCGCGGATTTGCGGATGCGATCGATGCGTCGAAGAACTGAGCGAGCAAGGCGAGCGACTGAGGAAACCAGCGGCGGCAATCAATCGAGCGTTTTGTGAAAGCGCAAGGTCGCGAGGGTGAGCGCGCCGGCGCCCAGCAGCGCCATCGCAACCATCTGCGGCCATAGCACATCAAGGCCAACTCCTTTCAGAAAAGAACTGCGCAAGACGATCAAAAAGAAGCGCAACGGATCGAGATAGGTCACCAAGCGCAGCGCTTGGGGCATGCTTTGTATCGGGTAGCCGAATCCCGACAGCATGATCGCAGGCGTGACGAAAAAGAAGCCCAGCGAAAACGCTTGCTGCTGCGTCGTACACAACGTCGAGATGAGCAGGCCGACGCCGAGCGCGCTCGAAAGAAAAAGGATGGTACCGAGCAGCAGCACGAGCGGGCTACCGCGGAACGGAATCTGGAACCAGAGCGTCCCTGCAATCGACACGAGCATCAGGTTGCCCAGTCCCACGAGCAGGAACGGAAGCGTTTTGCCGATGATCAGTTCGGCGGGGCGAATCGGCGTGACCATCAGTTGCTCGAGCGTTCCGATTTCGCGCTCGCGCACCAGAGCAAATGCGGTCAGCGTGATCACCGAAAGCAGCAGCAGGGTGCCGATAACCCCGGGCACGAAGAACCAGCGGCTCTCGAGATTGGGGTTGTACAGCGGACGTTCCTCGAGCTGGATGCGCGGCGCGAAGTGGACCGCGGCGGGGATGAGGCGTCCGGCGCGCTCGAGTTGGTAATCGGCCGCATACTTAGTTGCTATTTGATTTATATATCCGATGGCTATCAATGCAGTATTCGAATCGGTACCGTCGAGAATGGCCTGGACGGGAGCAGTCTCGCCCTTGCGGAGCAACGCCGCAAACCCCGGATGAATCTGCAATGCCAACACGACGCGGCGATGGTCGATCAAATCGGCGATTTGCGATTGATCGGTGAGTACCGCGCGAATCCGGAAGCGATTGCTGGAGGTGAAGCGCTCGAGGAACTCGCGGCTTTCCTGGCTGCGATCGAGATCGAGCACCGCGGTCGATACGTGCTTAACTTCGTAGGTCGCCGCGTAGCCGAATATCAGCATCTGCAACAGCGGCGGTATTATCAGCGCGAAGCGCGCCCGCCGATCGCGAAACAAATGGATGAACTCCTTGATCAGAATCTGATGCAGCCGCTCGATCACGCCGCCACCTCACACCAGCGACTTGTGAAACGATCGCTTGGCAAGCAGCACCATCAGCACGGTGTAGAGGCTGAGCGCCAAGGCTGGGACCGCGAGAACTCGAAGTCCGTTACCGCGCAGAAACACGCCCTTCAAAATGATGATGTAGTAGCGCGCCGCAACGATGTAGGTGACGGGTCGGATGCCTACGGCCATCTGATCGATCGGAAACGTGAAGCCCGACAGCAGCATCGAGGGCAGGAACGCGGCGACCAATCCGATCTGGCTGGCCGCGAGCTGATCGCGGGTGATAACTGAAATCCAGAATCCCAAACCTAAGATTACGGTCATGAAAAGTCCGGAACCGACGGCCAGCGTCACGATCGAGCCGCGGAAAGGAACCTCGAACCACCAGACGGCGACTGAGACGCAGATCGCGGTGTCGAACATCCCGAGTGCAAAATACGGAATCAGCTTGCCGAGAATCAGTTCGAGCGCCGTCACCGGCGTCGAGATCAATTGCTCCATCGTGCCGCGTTCCCATTCGCGAGCGATAGTAAGCGAGGTGAGCAGCGTGCCCACCACCGCCATCACGATCGCGGCGACGCCCGGCACGATGAAGTTCTTGCTTTCGAGATCCTCGTTGAACCAGGTGCGCGTTTCGATCGAAATCGATGGATTCACCGCCGGCGCATTGCTGCGGCGGAAGAACGCTGCCTGGATGGCGGCGCCGTAACCAGCCAGGACTCCTTGCGCATAGGCGATCGCGATCTGCGCGGTGTTCGCGTCGGAGCCATCGACCAGCGCCTGCACCTTGACCGGGCGGCCGTCATGCAGGCGCGCGGAAAAATCGTGCGGAATCACGATCGCGAGCTGACAGCGGCCGTCGTCGAGCGCCGCGTGGAGCGCGCGATAGTCGGTCACCATCGCGACCAGCTTGAAATACTCCGACGATTGAAACCGCTTCAGCAGATCCTGGCTCGCGGGGCTGCCTTCGCGATCGAGCGCGTACACGCGGATGTGCTTGGTGTCGAGGTTGACGCCGTAGCCGAGCAGCGTCATGAGCATCAGCGGCATCACGAGCACGATCAGCAGGCTGCGGCGATCGCGCACGACCTGCAGCACCTCCTTGCGCGACACGGCTAGCATCCGGTGGAAATTCATGGCGAGGCCTCCGCAGAATGATTCGCGGTTCTCCCGCTGGTGAGTGCGACGAACGCATCTTCGAGACTCGGTCGAATCGCTTGCAGGCGCGCGACGCTGATTCCCGCGCTCTCGAGCACGCGGCGAACCTCGTTCGCGATCTCGTCGCTCGACACCACCAGATGAAGCGCGTTGCCGAACACCGCGGCGTCGCGGACGCCATCGATCCTGTGCACCGCTTCGATCGCGTCGCCAAGGCGATCGCATTCGAGCAACAGCAGCGAGCCGTCGATCGCGCCGATCTTCAACTCCGTGGGCGTGCCGAGCGCCACCAGCGAACCGCGATACATCAGCGCCAGCCGGTTGCAGTATTCGGCTTCGTCCATGTAATGCGTGGTCACAAAAATCGTGACGCCTTCGTCGCTCATGCTCTGGATAAGTTCCCAGAAGAGGCGGCGCGATAGCGGGTCCACGCCCGAGGTTGGCTCGTCGAGAAATACGATCGGCGGCCGATGCAGCACAGCGCATCCGAGCGCGAGGCGCTGTTTCCATCCGCCCGACAGCGCGCCGGTGAGACTCGATTCGCGGCCGCGGAGGCCTGCCATCTCGAGCGCCCAGCCAATTCGCTCCTTCACGATTTCGCGCTCCACGCCGTACATTCCGGCAAAGAAGCGCAGGTTCTCGAGCACGGTGAGATCGGCGTACAGCGAAAATTTTTGCGACATGTAGCCGATGTTGCGGCGAATCAATTCGGGCGACTCGACGACGTCGTAGCCCGCGACCGTCGCACGGCCGGCGGTCGGATGCAGCAAGCCGCACAGGATTCGGATCGTCGTCGATTTGCCGGAACCGTTGGGGCCGAGGAAGCCGAACACCTCGCCGGTGCGAGTTTGAAACGAAATGCGATCGACGGCGGTGAAGTCGCCGAATTTTTTGACGAGATTTTCGACCTCGACCGAATAGCCGTTGGAGTTCATTGGAGCGCACCGCCAGCCGGCGCTTCGATTGGCGCGCCACGATGCGCCGCGTCTTCGCGCACCGCCTCGACAAACAAATCCTCGATGGTCGGAACGGCGTGAACGATCTCGTCGAATGGAATCTGTCGCGACTTCAAGCGCGCGCTCAATTCGGGGATGCGCCGCTCGGCGTTATCGACAAACAGATGCACTGCGTTGCCGACCAGCACCACGCTCGCGACTCCCTCGGCGATAGCGAATTCGTCGCGCACGCGGCGCGCCTCCGACGAAACGATCGAGACGACTGCGCCGGGCATCTGCGCCTTGAGATGGGCCGGCGTGTCGCAGAACAGCAAGCGCCCCTGATGCAGCAGCGCAATCCGATGGCATCGCTCGGCCTCGTCGAGATACGCGGTCGAGTTGACGATCGTGACGCCTTGCCC of Candidatus Binatus sp. contains these proteins:
- a CDS encoding phosphoribosylanthranilate isomerase, whose protein sequence is MVIQIYSLTSVADAIATADVGAHLIGVVVAEAGVVAEAIDAGRAREILAAIRPRARGVALSLSDDRDEICAMVDSVRPDILHVVAREIEPEDCAWIRQRIAPVQLLRAIAVRAGETISEADTHQNCVDYLMLDSGAKGPPFLGATGETHEWSVSRNVVERSRAPVILAGGLSAENVAAAIAQVRPWGVDSFTHTDIVGQRGKKDLARVRAFIAAAMRGFADAIDASKN
- a CDS encoding ABC transporter permease, coding for MIERLHQILIKEFIHLFRDRRARFALIIPPLLQMLIFGYAATYEVKHVSTAVLDLDRSQESREFLERFTSSNRFRIRAVLTDQSQIADLIDHRRVVLALQIHPGFAALLRKGETAPVQAILDGTDSNTALIAIGYINQIATKYAADYQLERAGRLIPAAVHFAPRIQLEERPLYNPNLESRWFFVPGVIGTLLLLSVITLTAFALVREREIGTLEQLMVTPIRPAELIIGKTLPFLLVGLGNLMLVSIAGTLWFQIPFRGSPLVLLLGTILFLSSALGVGLLISTLCTTQQQAFSLGFFFVTPAIMLSGFGYPIQSMPQALRLVTYLDPLRFFLIVLRSSFLKGVGLDVLWPQMVAMALLGAGALTLATLRFHKTLD
- a CDS encoding ABC transporter permease → MNFHRMLAVSRKEVLQVVRDRRSLLIVLVMPLMLMTLLGYGVNLDTKHIRVYALDREGSPASQDLLKRFQSSEYFKLVAMVTDYRALHAALDDGRCQLAIVIPHDFSARLHDGRPVKVQALVDGSDANTAQIAIAYAQGVLAGYGAAIQAAFFRRSNAPAVNPSISIETRTWFNEDLESKNFIVPGVAAIVMAVVGTLLTSLTIAREWERGTMEQLISTPVTALELILGKLIPYFALGMFDTAICVSVAVWWFEVPFRGSIVTLAVGSGLFMTVILGLGFWISVITRDQLAASQIGLVAAFLPSMLLSGFTFPIDQMAVGIRPVTYIVAARYYIIILKGVFLRGNGLRVLAVPALALSLYTVLMVLLAKRSFHKSLV
- a CDS encoding ABC transporter ATP-binding protein; protein product: MNSNGYSVEVENLVKKFGDFTAVDRISFQTRTGEVFGFLGPNGSGKSTTIRILCGLLHPTAGRATVAGYDVVESPELIRRNIGYMSQKFSLYADLTVLENLRFFAGMYGVEREIVKERIGWALEMAGLRGRESSLTGALSGGWKQRLALGCAVLHRPPIVFLDEPTSGVDPLSRRLFWELIQSMSDEGVTIFVTTHYMDEAEYCNRLALMYRGSLVALGTPTELKIGAIDGSLLLLECDRLGDAIEAVHRIDGVRDAAVFGNALHLVVSSDEIANEVRRVLESAGISVARLQAIRPSLEDAFVALTSGRTANHSAEASP